In one window of Amblyraja radiata isolate CabotCenter1 chromosome 29, sAmbRad1.1.pri, whole genome shotgun sequence DNA:
- the jund gene encoding transcription factor jun-D, which translates to METPFYHDDTLSTVYSMKKSLSLPVSDNGLKSQRDAEAPLNSPDLSFLKLASPDLERLIIQSSGLVTTSPGPGQNLFPRSVTDEQNSFAEGFVKALEDLHKQNQLNGPPGPQAPLPAPGGPASGAGGNSGGLPHPEPPVYTNLSPFSGTPGPAPAVSYSPEPPAISYPPLGHHLCPQGRLQAPKDEPQTVPDVSGLGDTPPVSPIDMDTQERIKAERKRLRNRIAASKCRKRKLERISRLEDKVKGLKCQNSELASTASLLREQVAQLKQKVLTHVNSGCQLLLSPQVQAY; encoded by the coding sequence ATGGAAACGCCCTTCTACCATGACGATACCTTGAGCACGGTGTACAGCATGAAGAAGAGCTTGAGCTTGCCCGTGTCCGACaacggcctcaagagccagcgagACGCCGAAGCTCCGCTCAACTCGCCCGACCTGAGCTTCCTCAAGCTCGCCTCCCCCGACCTCGAACGCCTCATCATCCAGTCGAGCGGCTTGGTGACCACCAGCCCCGGGCCGGGGCAGAACCTCTTCCCCCGCAGCGTGACCGACGAGCAGAACTCGTTCGCCGAGGGTTTCGTCAAAGCCCTGGAGGATCTCCACAAACAGAACCAGCTGAACGGCCCGCCTGGCCCGCAGGCTCCGCTCCCTGCCCCCGGCGGTCCGGCTTCGGGAGCCGGAGGCAACTCTGGCGGGTTGCCACACCCCGAGCCCCCCGTCTACACCAACCTCAGCCCGTTCAGCGGGACTCCGGGTCCGGCGCCGGCCGTCAGCTACAGCCCGGAGCCGCCCGCCATCTCCTACCCACCGCTCGGCCACCATCTGTGCCCGCAGGGCCGGCTCCAAGCCCCCAAGGACGAGCCGCAGACCGTGCCCGACGTGTCGGGTCTCGGCGACACCCCGCCCGTCTCGCCCATCGACATGGACACACAGGAGCGCATCAAGGCGGAGAGGAAGCGCCTGCGGAACCGCATCGCCGCCTCCAAGTGCAGGAAACGCAAGCTGGAGCGCATCTCCCGGCTGGAGGACAAAGTGAAGGGACTCAAGTGCCAGAACTCGGAGCTAGCCTCCACCGCCAGCCTGCTGCGGGAGCAGGTGGCCCAGCTCAAACAGAAGGTGTTGACCCATGTCAACAGCGGCTGCCAGTTGCTACTGAGTCCGCAGGTTCAAGCTTACTAG